The following DNA comes from Saccharomyces cerevisiae S288C chromosome XIII, complete sequence.
ACAGAAAAGCGAATCTTTCCTTTCAGGCAATGCAAGGGTCCTTTGCCGTTTGGCGAATTCCGGTAACCTCGACTTGCGCCCCGCGGGCTTCGCTTTGACATCCGCGGGTATAAGCGTCCGTCCTTCGGCCGACAACAGGTCGGTCTTTGATCTCAATTCCGTAGATGGAAGAATTCTGATAATGCtgtaaaagaaatgaataaGCAACATAAGTCGTGTGAGAGTTGCTAAAAGAAGAGCGCAGCCTCTGCGGACCATTCTATTTTCTGTAGTTCTTCTTGTCCCCGTTAACCACAATAGTAACGGAGTGCGTATCGCAATCTACTTGAACTAtccatttttgaaaattgcAACCTCTTGCGGCTATAGCTATAAATTCCGTCCGGCTCGGCTCGGCTTGCTTCGGCTTGCTTCTAACTAATGCTTCTCCCCTGCGAAGGAGAATCACCCAACTGTTCGTCACCAATGTACGTCCACCCACCAAACTGCTTTTGAATACTTGCACTTAAGTACTCGTCC
Coding sequences within:
- a CDS encoding uncharacterized protein (hypothetical protein; conserved among S. cerevisiae strains; YMR103C is not an essential gene) translates to MVRRGCALLLATLTRLMLLIHFFYSIIRILPSTELRSKTDLLSAEGRTLIPADVKAKPAGRKSRLPEFAKRQRTLALPERKDSLFCLLPLFLHSLGREQLISSADDPGFPCAGSAMGSLT